The Nitratidesulfovibrio sp. genome window below encodes:
- a CDS encoding DUF177 domain-containing protein: protein MHQIWIPLKDIPAGGGEYEVDDQSIWQGPIAEFSLPFTIIKPLHGSVFLLPQDDGCLVRGKLTGRISAPCDRCAEPAEMAIDQSFDSFEPFPAQQPAQDDARRHGKAAPAEPEVDSDFEDVDAAVIRISPSGQGVEVSLSGLLWEEFLLALPAKPLCSAGCKGLCPSCGSNLNAAPCSCKSESGDPRLATLRGLTIEKK, encoded by the coding sequence ATGCACCAGATTTGGATTCCGCTCAAGGACATTCCGGCGGGCGGCGGCGAGTACGAGGTTGACGACCAGTCCATCTGGCAGGGTCCCATCGCCGAGTTTTCACTGCCGTTCACCATCATCAAGCCGCTGCACGGCTCGGTGTTCCTGCTGCCGCAGGACGACGGCTGCCTTGTGCGCGGCAAGCTCACCGGGCGCATCAGCGCGCCCTGTGACCGCTGCGCCGAGCCTGCGGAGATGGCCATCGACCAGTCCTTCGACAGCTTCGAGCCGTTTCCGGCCCAGCAGCCTGCGCAGGACGACGCGCGCAGGCATGGCAAGGCGGCCCCGGCTGAGCCTGAAGTGGACAGCGATTTCGAGGACGTGGACGCGGCCGTGATCCGCATCTCCCCTTCCGGGCAGGGCGTTGAAGTAAGCCTGTCCGGCCTGCTGTGGGAAGAATTTCTGCTGGCCCTGCCGGCGAAGCCGCTGTGCTCCGCTGGCTGCAAGGGCCTGTGCCCGTCGTGCGGAAGCAACCTGAACGCCGCCCCCTGCTCCTGCAAGAGCGAAAGTGGCGACCCCAGGCTTGCCACCCTGCGCGGCCTTACCATCGAAAAGAAGTAG
- the rpmB gene encoding 50S ribosomal protein L28, which yields MSKQCDVCGKKAQVGHHVSHSNIKTKRRFEPNLQNVRHQYPNGEVKTLSVCTRCLRSGAVVKPAVRKAV from the coding sequence ATGTCCAAGCAGTGCGATGTGTGCGGCAAGAAGGCCCAGGTCGGCCACCATGTGAGCCACTCGAACATCAAGACCAAGCGTCGCTTCGAGCCGAACCTTCAGAACGTCCGCCACCAGTACCCCAACGGCGAAGTGAAGACCCTCAGCGTCTGCACCCGCTGCCTGCGCTCCGGCGCGGTGGTGAAGCCCGCCGTCCGCAAGGCCGTCTAA
- a CDS encoding dolichyl-phosphate-mannose--protein mannosyltransferase: MTDPKTETAASQSKAAASPETPQTPPGAAANGTGSGGGKPAGSCPPPQAGGRPKGILARLYDLLALFPLLPLTLIYAAQTAFTLDARSLWFSDEIRHGNVYETMLATGQWLVPHLNGSPYPDKPPVYFWFLGLLDAIPGVDGSMVFLLGAAVSGLLVLWATYALARLVAGCDKRESFAAGLVLLCGMYFLGVTHYARMDLLFAAVITLAHICMYRGLRLPLAFRWIVPAFALAAVATLVKGPFGMAFPLLAGVAYGLWRGMPRRLNRMDVAIGGGIMLATLLAWVGAVWFEGYADLIRNILRHQIVDRATAAWHHEQPWWHYLATLPAAWLPFTLVLPFLPWGRAFTPTSVRAVLATRKGQDDGMAYIWLALVTSFALLTAVSIKIVIYLLPLFPLLAVVTARALLRLNAFGSRMYFGLTALLLFALALALGGASLWQWAPDMVRVRFQPQVLALLDIARGAPILAGITLVFAVLLWKAVDRSRPEGGLLTLAAFVTAFVVPAALFTAPSLDPVMSPRAQAELMGEYIRKGYHPVSYKVYSGTYTYYAGSNIEELSDEDSLRAATAVFPQLVVAMRADRFAEWADKPADLREVHRQWIVDREYVLAERSGPMQPSQPADMATPAPADAGAAPAVSGEQAPAPDAPALPQPAPGDAGDGAAPATPAAPQPVQPEQPPATPAAPAVPLPGPQPQDNPPAAPQPVPVPTPPPPPPGVGATDTPATPAPATAQAQ; encoded by the coding sequence ATGACCGATCCGAAGACCGAAACCGCCGCCTCCCAATCCAAGGCCGCCGCTTCTCCGGAAACGCCGCAGACCCCGCCCGGTGCCGCCGCCAATGGCACGGGTTCCGGGGGCGGCAAACCCGCCGGATCCTGTCCTCCCCCGCAGGCCGGGGGACGCCCCAAGGGTATCCTGGCCCGCCTGTACGACCTGCTGGCCCTGTTCCCGCTGCTGCCGCTTACCCTCATCTACGCGGCGCAGACGGCCTTTACCCTGGATGCGCGGTCCCTGTGGTTTTCGGACGAAATCCGTCACGGCAACGTCTATGAAACCATGCTGGCCACCGGCCAGTGGCTGGTTCCGCACCTGAACGGCTCCCCCTACCCGGACAAGCCACCGGTATATTTCTGGTTCCTTGGCCTGCTGGACGCCATTCCCGGCGTGGACGGCTCCATGGTCTTCCTGCTGGGGGCCGCCGTTTCCGGCCTGCTGGTGCTGTGGGCCACCTATGCCCTGGCCCGCCTGGTGGCCGGGTGCGACAAGCGCGAATCGTTCGCGGCGGGGCTGGTGCTGCTGTGCGGCATGTACTTCCTGGGCGTGACCCACTACGCCCGCATGGACCTGCTGTTCGCCGCCGTGATCACCCTGGCCCATATCTGCATGTACCGGGGCCTGCGCCTGCCCCTGGCCTTCCGCTGGATAGTCCCTGCCTTTGCCCTGGCTGCCGTGGCCACCCTGGTCAAGGGGCCGTTCGGCATGGCCTTTCCGCTGCTGGCGGGAGTGGCCTACGGGTTGTGGCGCGGCATGCCCCGCCGCCTGAACCGCATGGACGTGGCCATCGGCGGCGGCATCATGCTGGCCACCCTGCTGGCCTGGGTGGGGGCCGTATGGTTCGAAGGCTACGCGGACCTCATCCGCAACATCCTGCGTCACCAGATCGTGGACCGCGCCACCGCCGCCTGGCATCATGAACAGCCGTGGTGGCACTATCTGGCCACCCTGCCCGCCGCGTGGCTGCCGTTTACCCTGGTGCTGCCGTTCCTGCCGTGGGGGCGCGCCTTCACGCCCACCTCCGTGCGTGCCGTGCTGGCCACCCGCAAGGGCCAGGACGACGGCATGGCCTACATCTGGCTGGCGCTGGTCACCTCGTTCGCCCTGCTGACGGCGGTCAGCATCAAGATCGTCATCTACCTGCTGCCGCTGTTCCCGCTGCTGGCCGTGGTCACCGCCCGTGCCCTGCTGCGGCTGAACGCGTTCGGCAGCCGCATGTATTTCGGCCTGACGGCGCTGCTGCTGTTCGCGCTGGCGCTGGCCCTGGGTGGCGCGTCACTGTGGCAGTGGGCGCCGGACATGGTGCGCGTGCGCTTTCAGCCACAGGTGCTCGCCCTGCTCGACATCGCGCGCGGCGCGCCCATCCTTGCGGGCATCACCCTGGTGTTCGCCGTGCTGCTGTGGAAGGCCGTGGACCGCAGCCGCCCTGAAGGCGGCCTGCTGACCCTTGCCGCCTTCGTCACCGCGTTCGTCGTGCCCGCCGCCCTGTTCACCGCCCCTTCGCTGGACCCGGTCATGAGCCCCCGCGCCCAGGCCGAGCTGATGGGCGAGTACATCCGCAAGGGGTACCACCCGGTGAGCTACAAGGTCTACTCCGGCACCTACACCTACTACGCGGGCTCCAACATCGAAGAGCTTTCCGACGAGGACTCGCTGCGCGCCGCCACGGCGGTGTTCCCGCAACTGGTGGTGGCCATGCGCGCCGACCGCTTCGCGGAATGGGCCGACAAGCCCGCCGACCTGCGCGAGGTGCACCGCCAGTGGATCGTGGACCGCGAGTACGTGCTGGCGGAACGTTCCGGCCCCATGCAGCCCTCGCAGCCTGCGGACATGGCAACGCCCGCCCCCGCCGATGCGGGTGCCGCCCCCGCCGTGTCCGGCGAACAGGCCCCGGCACCCGATGCTCCGGCCCTGCCGCAGCCCGCGCCCGGCGATGCCGGCGACGGCGCTGCGCCAGCCACGCCCGCTGCGCCCCAGCCCGTGCAGCCCGAGCAGCCGCCCGCCACGCCGGCTGCCCCTGCCGTGCCCCTGCCCGGCCCGCAGCCGCAGGACAACCCCCCGGCAGCACCCCAGCCCGTGCCGGTGCCCACCCCGCCCCCGCCGCCGCCCGGCGTGGGCGCCACGGACACCCCGGCCACTCCCGCACCGGCAACGGCGCAGGCCCAGTAG
- the fabG gene encoding 3-oxoacyl-[acyl-carrier-protein] reductase: MSELTSTALVTGGSRGIGKAVAETLAREGFQVYLTYVSKPEEAEAVAAGINAAGGSARAFRLDVSAAAAVSAFFQEEIREKVTLDVLVNNAGITKDGLILRMKDEDFDRVLDVNLSGAFTCLREAAKLMTKQRRGRIVNITSVVGQMGNAGQINYSAAKAGLIGMTKSAAKELAGRNVTVNAVAPGFIETDMTAKLTDEIRAAYIEAIPLRRLGQPQDIADAVAFLASDKAGYITGQVIAVNGGMYC; encoded by the coding sequence ATGAGCGAACTCACATCCACCGCGCTGGTTACCGGGGGCTCCCGGGGTATCGGCAAGGCCGTGGCGGAAACCCTGGCCCGCGAGGGCTTTCAGGTCTACCTCACCTACGTGAGCAAGCCCGAGGAAGCCGAAGCCGTGGCCGCTGGCATCAACGCCGCGGGCGGCTCTGCGCGCGCCTTCCGGCTGGACGTTTCCGCCGCCGCCGCCGTGTCTGCGTTCTTTCAGGAAGAAATCCGGGAAAAGGTCACCCTGGACGTGCTCGTGAACAACGCGGGCATCACCAAGGACGGGCTTATCCTGCGCATGAAGGACGAGGACTTCGACCGCGTGCTGGACGTCAACCTTTCCGGCGCGTTCACCTGCCTGCGCGAGGCCGCCAAGCTGATGACCAAGCAGCGCAGGGGCCGCATCGTCAACATCACCTCGGTGGTGGGCCAGATGGGCAATGCCGGGCAGATCAACTATTCCGCCGCCAAGGCGGGGCTGATCGGCATGACCAAGTCCGCCGCCAAGGAACTTGCCGGGCGCAACGTCACGGTCAACGCCGTGGCCCCCGGCTTCATCGAAACCGACATGACCGCGAAGCTCACCGACGAGATTCGCGCGGCATATATCGAAGCCATCCCGCTCCGGCGCCTGGGCCAACCCCAGGACATCGCCGATGCCGTGGCCTTTCTGGCTTCCGATAAGGCGGGCTACATCACCGGGCAGGTCATCGCCGTCAACGGCGGCATGTACTGCTAG
- a CDS encoding FxsA family protein encodes MPRLGLVLLLVPFLEFYVLVEVGARIGAFNAVLLVILFAMVGVWLARTQGMGTLARIQQNLAQGVLPADEMLDGLFLLLAGILMVFPGFVSDVFGVLLLLPPVRRLAAHLLRRHMNATIQAEGRTGRAGDRAGGASVHVRTWYFGPGGARHTETFGGPMFGPNANGPDGPGGLNGQGGLDAPNGPDGSGPHPYGPDHGGGAGGAQAGRQEPRRTVVIDCEPVAPSGPADGSGKSGGQSGDSSDGTSGGSGAR; translated from the coding sequence ATGCCCCGTCTTGGTCTTGTCCTGCTGCTGGTCCCCTTTCTGGAATTCTACGTGCTGGTGGAGGTGGGCGCGCGCATCGGGGCGTTCAACGCCGTGCTGCTGGTGATCCTGTTCGCCATGGTCGGGGTGTGGCTGGCCCGCACCCAGGGCATGGGCACGCTGGCGCGCATCCAGCAAAACCTGGCCCAGGGCGTGCTGCCCGCCGACGAGATGCTGGACGGGCTGTTCCTGCTGCTGGCGGGCATCCTCATGGTGTTCCCCGGCTTCGTGTCCGACGTGTTCGGGGTGCTCCTGCTGTTGCCCCCGGTGCGCAGGCTGGCCGCGCACCTGCTGCGGCGGCACATGAACGCCACCATCCAGGCCGAAGGCCGTACAGGCCGGGCGGGTGACCGCGCGGGCGGGGCGTCGGTGCACGTGCGCACCTGGTATTTCGGCCCCGGCGGGGCGCGGCACACCGAAACCTTCGGTGGCCCCATGTTCGGCCCCAATGCCAATGGCCCAGATGGCCCAGGCGGACTGAACGGACAGGGCGGACTGGATGCCCCGAATGGGCCGGATGGCAGCGGTCCTCATCCCTATGGTCCGGACCATGGGGGCGGCGCTGGTGGTGCTCAGGCCGGGCGGCAGGAACCCCGCCGCACCGTGGTCATCGATTGCGAACCGGTGGCGCCTTCCGGACCGGCGGATGGTTCCGGCAAGTCTGGCGGCCAGTCGGGTGATTCTTCGGATGGGACATCCGGCGGTTCGGGCGCGCGCTAG
- the plsX gene encoding phosphate acyltransferase PlsX: protein MSNATIIAVDAMGGDFGPSVVVPGAIEAARDKGIALLLVGDQAKVRAELAKISLDGVACDVVHASEVAGMDEKPSDILRRRKDASIQVACRLVRDGQAHGIVSAGHSGATVACGMFIMGRIPGVDRPALATIMPTEKNPIVLLDVGANVDCKPHHLFQFGLMADAFARDILSCDSPRIGLLSIGEEEGKGNTLVKEAYELFKLAQNGINFVGNVEGRDIFSGEVDVVVCDGFVGNVALKLSEGLSTSLGRVLKRELLSGFLPKVGTLLAKSAFRRFAQFVDYAEYGGAPLLGLQGIAFVCHGKSNSKAVRSAVKMAATFVEKKTNERLVKAISANEELTRYGKAIK from the coding sequence ATGAGTAACGCGACCATCATCGCCGTGGATGCCATGGGGGGGGATTTTGGCCCCTCCGTGGTGGTCCCCGGCGCGATAGAGGCGGCGCGCGACAAGGGAATTGCCCTTCTGCTGGTCGGTGACCAGGCAAAGGTGCGGGCCGAACTGGCCAAGATATCCCTTGACGGCGTCGCCTGCGACGTTGTCCACGCCAGCGAAGTGGCCGGCATGGACGAAAAGCCTTCGGACATTCTGCGCCGCCGCAAGGACGCCTCCATCCAGGTGGCCTGCCGCCTGGTGCGCGACGGCCAGGCCCACGGCATCGTCAGTGCCGGACACTCCGGCGCCACCGTGGCCTGCGGCATGTTCATCATGGGCCGCATTCCCGGCGTGGACCGGCCCGCGCTTGCCACCATCATGCCCACCGAAAAGAACCCCATCGTCCTTCTGGACGTGGGGGCCAACGTGGACTGCAAGCCGCACCACCTGTTCCAGTTCGGCCTCATGGCCGACGCCTTCGCGCGCGACATCCTGTCGTGCGATTCGCCGCGCATCGGGCTGCTGAGCATCGGCGAGGAAGAAGGCAAGGGCAACACCCTGGTCAAGGAAGCCTACGAACTGTTCAAGCTGGCCCAGAACGGCATCAACTTCGTTGGTAACGTGGAAGGGCGCGACATTTTCAGCGGCGAGGTGGACGTGGTGGTCTGCGACGGCTTTGTGGGCAACGTGGCGCTGAAGCTGAGCGAAGGGCTCAGCACGTCGCTGGGCCGCGTGCTGAAGCGCGAACTGCTCTCCGGCTTTCTGCCCAAGGTCGGCACCCTGCTCGCCAAGTCCGCCTTCCGCCGCTTTGCCCAGTTCGTGGATTATGCCGAATACGGCGGCGCTCCCCTGCTCGGCTTGCAGGGCATCGCCTTCGTCTGCCACGGCAAGTCCAACTCCAAGGCCGTGCGCAGCGCCGTCAAGATGGCCGCCACCTTCGTGGAAAAGAAGACCAACGAACGCCTCGTCAAGGCCATCAGCGCCAACGAGGAGCTCACCCGCTACGGCAAGGCCATCAAGTAG
- the fabF gene encoding beta-ketoacyl-ACP synthase II, with product MTGKRVVVTGLAAITPLGNDLATSWESLIAGKSGIGPITHFDASEYTSRIAGEVKGFDPEKYMPAKQAKRMDRFVQFAVATGKMVVEHSGLVIDDANAHRVGVLLGVGLGGLDTIEVFHSKLVESGPNRVSPFMIPMLISNMAPGQVSIFTGAKGPNLVTTSACASGQHAIGYAYTDIIMGRCDAVITGGVEATITPMGVSGFTALKALSTGNNDAPARASRPFDKERDGFVIGEGSGFLMLESLESAQARGATIYAEVVGYGASGDAYHMTAPHEDGLGMAQAMRAAIDEAGIRPEDVDHINAHATSTHLNDLCETKAIKKVFGDHAKNIRITANKSMTGHLLGAAGGMEGVFSVMALHTGIIPGTINRDTPDPECDLNYMTGGSENYQPEYVLCNSFGFGGTNCCMLYKRWAG from the coding sequence ATGACCGGAAAGCGTGTCGTCGTGACCGGCCTTGCGGCCATCACCCCCCTTGGTAACGACCTGGCGACAAGCTGGGAGAGCCTGATTGCCGGAAAGTCCGGCATCGGACCCATCACCCACTTCGACGCTTCGGAGTACACCTCGCGCATCGCGGGCGAGGTCAAGGGCTTCGACCCAGAAAAGTACATGCCGGCCAAGCAGGCCAAGCGCATGGACCGTTTCGTCCAGTTCGCGGTGGCCACCGGCAAGATGGTCGTCGAGCATTCCGGCCTCGTCATCGACGATGCCAACGCCCACCGCGTGGGCGTGCTGCTGGGCGTGGGGCTTGGCGGGCTGGACACCATCGAGGTGTTCCACTCCAAGCTCGTCGAGTCGGGGCCCAACCGCGTCTCGCCGTTCATGATCCCCATGCTGATCTCCAACATGGCGCCGGGCCAGGTCTCCATCTTCACCGGGGCCAAGGGGCCCAACCTGGTCACCACCAGCGCCTGCGCGTCGGGCCAGCACGCCATCGGCTACGCGTACACCGACATCATCATGGGCCGCTGCGACGCGGTGATCACCGGCGGCGTGGAAGCCACCATCACGCCCATGGGCGTTTCCGGCTTCACCGCCCTGAAGGCCCTGTCCACGGGCAACAACGACGCCCCCGCCAGGGCTTCGCGCCCGTTCGACAAGGAGCGCGACGGCTTCGTCATCGGTGAAGGCTCCGGCTTCCTGATGCTGGAATCGCTGGAATCGGCCCAGGCGCGCGGCGCCACCATCTACGCCGAAGTGGTGGGCTACGGTGCATCGGGCGACGCCTATCACATGACCGCCCCGCACGAGGATGGCCTCGGCATGGCGCAGGCCATGCGCGCCGCCATCGACGAGGCGGGCATCCGCCCCGAGGACGTGGACCACATCAACGCCCACGCCACCTCAACGCACCTCAACGACCTGTGCGAGACCAAGGCCATCAAGAAGGTGTTCGGCGATCACGCCAAGAACATCCGCATCACGGCCAACAAGTCCATGACCGGGCACCTGCTGGGCGCCGCGGGCGGGATGGAAGGCGTGTTCAGCGTCATGGCGCTGCACACCGGCATCATTCCCGGCACCATCAACCGTGACACGCCCGACCCGGAATGCGACCTGAACTACATGACGGGCGGTTCGGAAAACTACCAGCCGGAATACGTGCTGTGCAATTCGTTCGGCTTTGGCGGGACGAACTGCTGCATGCTGTACAAGCGCTGGGCTGGCTAG
- a CDS encoding DMT family transporter — MSWTLPALLAAVLAALDATLLRRFAGDLPPARMVAYPVFWSLPPFLVLLAVRGLPDLPAPFWLATLVAVPVNMAGHLLTAWAVRLSPVSRTVPYLCFSPAFVVLHEYLLLGVAPRPAGVAGVLLVVAGSWVLNAGNDAEDAAAHVANPAAMRDAGGAVRRGGGVLARLLRPFRTLATERGSRIMLGVALLWSLGSVLNRQMVLHATPAVAGGVFFAIYGPVMLAALMLFGGVRPRMLLDRPLRGATMGAVLFLAAYAHFTAMSLTTAANMIAVKRLDGVFAVLMDKLADGVRGVRRARERGGSGVGGVPDAADAADAADTAEARRGTRPTRDGRLPGAALMAAGAALVVLSA, encoded by the coding sequence ATGTCCTGGACACTTCCCGCCCTGCTGGCGGCCGTGCTGGCCGCGCTGGATGCCACCCTGCTGCGCCGCTTTGCCGGGGATCTGCCCCCGGCCCGCATGGTGGCCTATCCGGTGTTCTGGAGCCTGCCGCCGTTCCTGGTGCTGTTGGCGGTGCGCGGCCTGCCGGATCTGCCCGCGCCGTTCTGGCTGGCCACCCTTGTCGCCGTCCCGGTGAACATGGCGGGGCACCTGCTTACCGCGTGGGCGGTGCGCCTGTCGCCGGTGTCGCGCACGGTGCCCTATCTGTGCTTTTCCCCCGCCTTCGTGGTGTTGCACGAATACCTGCTGCTGGGGGTTGCGCCGCGCCCTGCGGGCGTGGCCGGGGTGCTGCTGGTGGTGGCGGGCAGCTGGGTGCTGAATGCGGGCAACGACGCGGAGGATGCTGCGGCACACGTTGCGAACCCCGCCGCGATGCGGGACGCGGGCGGTGCCGTCCGCAGGGGCGGGGGTGTCCTTGCCCGTTTGCTGCGCCCCTTTCGCACCCTGGCCACAGAGCGCGGCTCGCGGATCATGCTGGGGGTGGCCCTGCTGTGGAGCCTGGGCAGCGTGCTGAACCGCCAGATGGTGCTGCACGCCACCCCGGCCGTTGCAGGCGGGGTGTTCTTCGCCATTTACGGCCCGGTCATGCTGGCGGCGTTGATGCTGTTCGGCGGGGTGCGTCCGCGCATGCTCCTTGACCGCCCATTGCGGGGCGCGACCATGGGGGCGGTGCTGTTTCTGGCCGCGTACGCGCACTTCACGGCCATGAGCCTGACCACCGCCGCCAACATGATCGCGGTGAAGCGGCTGGACGGGGTCTTCGCCGTGCTCATGGACAAGCTGGCCGACGGGGTGCGCGGCGTTCGCCGGGCCCGCGAGCGTGGCGGGAGTGGCGTGGGCGGAGTGCCCGACGCGGCGGACGCGGCGGACGCGGCGGACACGGCGGAGGCGCGCCGGGGAACCCGCCCGACCCGCGACGGCAGGCTGCCCGGCGCGGCGCTGATGGCCGCCGGGGCCGCGTTGGTGGTGCTGTCCGCCTGA
- a CDS encoding beta-ketoacyl-ACP synthase III translates to MTASRDIACRVRGFGAYTPVDVLTNFDLEKFVETTDEWITTRTGIKQRHRLAEGQNASDAAAEAARLALADAGMEPGEITHVINATCTPDYLCPNTACLIEAKLGIVGAMAFDFNAACSGYVYGLSMARSIVAAQPDARVLLTATEALTRRLNWADRTTCVLFGDGAGASVITADGQGALLEDVLCASDGNLGGLLTIGGGTHTPYAKGDPVGDDFFVQMNGRDVFKHAVRNMAAISQDVLARNGLTTDDVALLIPHQANLRIIEAVGDRLGIPTERVFVNLHEFGNTSAASVPLAIADARAKGVLRPGMRVLLATFGGGFTWGSALLHF, encoded by the coding sequence ATGACAGCATCGCGCGATATTGCCTGCCGGGTCAGGGGGTTCGGTGCGTACACTCCCGTGGACGTGCTGACCAACTTCGACCTTGAAAAATTCGTGGAGACCACCGACGAGTGGATCACCACCCGTACCGGCATCAAGCAGCGCCACCGCCTGGCCGAGGGGCAGAACGCCTCGGACGCGGCAGCGGAGGCCGCCCGTCTGGCCCTGGCCGACGCGGGCATGGAACCGGGCGAGATCACCCACGTCATCAACGCCACCTGCACCCCCGACTACCTGTGCCCCAACACCGCCTGCCTCATCGAGGCCAAGCTGGGCATCGTGGGCGCCATGGCTTTTGATTTCAACGCCGCCTGCTCGGGCTACGTGTACGGCCTGTCCATGGCCCGCTCCATCGTGGCCGCCCAGCCCGACGCCCGCGTGCTGCTGACCGCCACCGAAGCCCTGACCCGCCGCCTGAACTGGGCCGACCGCACCACCTGCGTGCTGTTCGGCGACGGTGCGGGCGCGTCGGTGATTACCGCCGACGGCCAAGGCGCCCTGCTGGAAGACGTGCTCTGCGCGTCCGACGGCAACCTGGGCGGCCTGCTGACCATCGGCGGCGGCACCCACACCCCCTACGCCAAGGGCGACCCGGTGGGCGACGACTTTTTCGTGCAGATGAACGGCCGCGACGTGTTCAAGCACGCCGTGCGCAACATGGCCGCCATCAGCCAGGACGTGCTGGCGCGCAATGGCCTGACCACTGACGACGTGGCCCTGCTCATTCCGCACCAGGCCAACCTGCGCATCATCGAGGCCGTGGGCGACCGGCTGGGCATCCCCACCGAGCGCGTATTCGTGAACCTGCACGAATTCGGCAACACCTCTGCGGCGTCCGTGCCGCTGGCCATTGCCGACGCGCGGGCCAAGGGCGTGCTGCGCCCCGGCATGCGCGTGTTGCTGGCCACCTTCGGGGGTGGGTTTACCTGGGGATCTGCGCTTCTCCATTTTTAG
- the rpmF gene encoding 50S ribosomal protein L32 encodes MAVQQNKKSKSKKGMRRSHDRVAIPTIVYCACGEPTVPHRACPSCGTYKGRQVVAQPNE; translated from the coding sequence ATGGCCGTTCAGCAGAACAAGAAGTCCAAGTCCAAGAAGGGTATGCGCCGTTCGCACGATCGCGTGGCCATCCCCACCATCGTGTACTGCGCCTGCGGTGAGCCCACCGTTCCGCACCGCGCCTGCCCGAGCTGCGGCACCTACAAGGGCCGTCAGGTGGTTGCCCAGCCTAATGAGTAA
- a CDS encoding rhomboid family intramembrane serine protease, translated as MPPPNGSDRFRRPRQVRSGGASHLVGRSAVATGLAARPEHVAAALRRRPVLPPFWRDLTVPVPPALNAAQPVPLPHLPPCTAQCLPRWRLVLEARNIPLMAVRRGERQHLFVPVMYERLARQELLAAEGEDAAARARPPALPPAPLRANVHLTLLGLLLLALWHGVRMGWWWDMALPLPDLDPDVWRDAGAMDVYHTVMRGQWYRVVTALTLHADSPHLFGNILFGSFFLIPLCRRVGSGPGWLLTILAGAGGNVLNALVRPASHVSLGFSTALFGAVGVLSGLLAVEGGWSGWRRMVVPLAAGLAILGMLGSEGERTDLGAHLFGLVAGVVVGMAAQGLRERFGPLPRWLEWLAGAVCAALLAGCWMLALR; from the coding sequence ATGCCACCCCCCAACGGATCAGACCGCTTTCGCCGCCCCCGGCAGGTGCGCTCCGGCGGTGCGTCGCACCTTGTCGGGCGCAGCGCCGTGGCCACCGGCCTCGCGGCGCGGCCGGAACACGTGGCGGCCGCCCTGCGCCGCAGGCCCGTGTTGCCCCCGTTCTGGCGCGACCTGACCGTACCCGTTCCCCCGGCCCTGAACGCGGCGCAGCCCGTGCCGTTGCCACACCTGCCGCCGTGCACCGCGCAGTGCCTGCCGCGCTGGCGGCTGGTGCTGGAAGCGCGCAACATCCCGTTGATGGCCGTGCGCCGGGGCGAGCGGCAACACCTGTTCGTGCCCGTGATGTACGAACGGCTGGCCCGGCAGGAACTGCTGGCTGCGGAGGGCGAGGACGCCGCTGCCCGTGCCCGCCCCCCAGCCTTGCCCCCCGCTCCCTTGCGCGCCAACGTGCACCTGACCCTGCTGGGCCTGCTGCTGCTGGCTCTGTGGCACGGGGTGCGCATGGGCTGGTGGTGGGACATGGCCCTGCCCCTGCCCGACCTGGATCCGGACGTGTGGCGCGATGCCGGGGCCATGGACGTCTACCACACCGTCATGCGCGGGCAGTGGTACCGCGTGGTCACGGCCCTGACCCTGCACGCCGACAGCCCGCACCTGTTCGGCAACATCCTGTTCGGCAGCTTCTTTCTGATTCCCCTGTGCCGCCGCGTGGGCAGCGGACCCGGCTGGCTGCTGACCATTCTGGCGGGCGCGGGCGGCAACGTGCTGAACGCGCTGGTGCGCCCGGCATCGCACGTCAGCCTGGGGTTTTCCACGGCGTTGTTCGGCGCGGTGGGCGTGTTGTCCGGGCTGCTGGCGGTGGAGGGCGGCTGGAGCGGCTGGCGGCGCATGGTGGTGCCGCTGGCTGCCGGACTGGCCATTCTGGGCATGCTAGGCAGCGAAGGGGAACGCACCGACCTGGGCGCGCACCTGTTCGGCCTGGTGGCGGGCGTCGTGGTGGGTATGGCGGCGCAGGGGCTGCGCGAACGCTTCGGCCCGCTGCCGCGCTGGCTGGAATGGCTGGCCGGCGCCGTCTGCGCCGCGTTGCTGGCCGGGTGCTGGATGCTGGCCCTGCGGTAG
- the acpP gene encoding acyl carrier protein, translating into MSVEEKISKIIMDQLGVSAEEVKPEASFVEDLGADSLDLTELIMAMEEEFGIEIDDDDAQKILKVQDAIAYIKNKQ; encoded by the coding sequence ATGTCCGTTGAAGAAAAGATCAGCAAGATCATCATGGATCAGCTTGGCGTGTCCGCCGAGGAAGTGAAGCCCGAAGCCTCCTTCGTGGAAGACCTTGGCGCCGACTCGCTCGACCTGACCGAACTGATAATGGCCATGGAAGAGGAATTCGGCATCGAAATCGACGACGACGATGCCCAGAAGATCCTCAAGGTCCAGGACGCCATCGCCTACATCAAGAACAAGCAGTAG